In one Neobacillus sp. CF12 genomic region, the following are encoded:
- the pepF gene encoding oligoendopeptidase F — MEKTVEKRLTRSEVQEELTWKLDDLFVSEQAWENELAVIELDVTKIEDFKGTLHTSSKNLLNCLLAQEQLLMKMVKASTYASLKQSADGTDPVNQANSAKLTALRTKMIASLSFINSEILSLEEGTLEKYLQAEPELKPFKKDLLELLETKKHRLSPETEEVLAALGEVHGAPYTVYSMAKLADMDFEPIADVEGNELPVSFALFENRYEFSADTDTRRKAYDSFVSTLKQYKNTIAAAYSAEVKKQVTLSRLRNYPSVEEMLLEPHQVTLEMYNNQIDIIFKELAPHMRRFAMLKKKALGLDVMRFCDLKAPLDPDFNPETTYEEASQLIMESLKVMGPEYGDIIEKGFKDRWVDLADNIGKSTGAFCSSPYGAHPYILVTWQDNMRGCFTLAHEFGHAGHFYLANKNQRIMNVRPSMYFIEAPSTMNELLLGIHLLAKHEDKQMRRWVVLQLLGTYYHNFVTHLLEAEYQRRVYALAESGKALTANTLSDVTSAVLSEFWGETVEIDEGASLTWMRQPHYYMGLYPYTYSAGLTASTAVAQLIQEEGQPVVERWLEVLRAGGTMKPLELLKRAGVDMSTPDPVRKAVAYVGSLIDELEKSYS; from the coding sequence ATGGAAAAAACAGTTGAAAAGCGGCTAACGCGGTCAGAGGTTCAAGAGGAATTAACATGGAAATTAGATGATCTATTCGTGTCAGAACAGGCATGGGAAAATGAACTTGCTGTGATTGAACTAGATGTAACAAAGATAGAGGATTTTAAAGGTACGTTACATACTAGTTCAAAAAACTTATTAAATTGCTTACTTGCTCAAGAACAACTTTTGATGAAAATGGTCAAAGCATCAACTTATGCAAGTTTAAAGCAATCGGCTGATGGGACAGACCCGGTTAACCAGGCAAATTCAGCTAAATTAACTGCATTACGAACAAAAATGATCGCTTCATTATCATTTATTAATTCTGAGATACTTTCGCTAGAAGAAGGAACCCTTGAGAAGTATCTTCAAGCGGAACCTGAGCTTAAGCCTTTCAAAAAAGATTTACTTGAACTGCTCGAAACGAAAAAACATCGACTTTCACCAGAAACGGAAGAAGTATTAGCTGCGTTAGGTGAGGTCCATGGTGCCCCTTATACCGTTTATAGCATGGCAAAATTAGCAGACATGGATTTTGAACCTATCGCTGATGTTGAAGGAAACGAATTACCAGTATCCTTTGCGTTATTTGAAAACCGTTACGAGTTTTCTGCAGATACAGACACGCGCAGAAAGGCCTATGATTCTTTCGTTTCGACGCTAAAACAATATAAAAACACAATCGCAGCAGCCTATTCTGCTGAAGTAAAAAAACAAGTTACCCTTTCTCGTTTAAGAAACTATCCATCAGTAGAAGAAATGCTGCTTGAACCACATCAAGTAACTTTAGAAATGTACAACAATCAAATCGATATTATTTTTAAAGAGCTGGCACCTCACATGCGACGATTTGCCATGCTAAAGAAAAAGGCTTTAGGTCTTGATGTCATGCGTTTTTGTGATCTGAAAGCACCATTAGATCCTGATTTTAATCCTGAAACAACTTATGAGGAAGCTAGTCAACTTATTATGGAATCTTTGAAAGTTATGGGACCAGAATACGGTGACATTATTGAAAAGGGATTTAAAGATCGCTGGGTTGATCTGGCAGATAATATTGGGAAATCCACTGGTGCCTTCTGCTCAAGTCCCTATGGAGCACACCCCTACATTTTGGTTACATGGCAGGATAATATGCGCGGGTGTTTCACACTAGCACATGAATTCGGGCACGCTGGACATTTTTACTTGGCAAATAAAAACCAGAGAATCATGAATGTTCGCCCGTCCATGTATTTCATCGAAGCCCCATCAACGATGAATGAGCTTTTATTAGGGATTCACCTATTGGCAAAACATGAAGACAAACAAATGCGCCGCTGGGTGGTCCTTCAACTGTTAGGAACGTATTACCATAATTTTGTCACTCATTTACTGGAGGCTGAGTATCAGCGCAGAGTGTATGCGTTAGCAGAAAGCGGAAAAGCACTAACTGCGAATACACTTTCTGATGTGACTAGCGCTGTACTTTCAGAGTTCTGGGGTGAGACCGTGGAAATCGATGAAGGTGCAAGCTTAACGTGGATGCGCCAGCCACACTATTACATGGGCTTATATCCATACACCTATTCTGCTGGTTTGACTGCCTCCACGGCAGTAGCTCAATTAATTCAGGAAGAAGGTCAGCCTGTCGTTGAGCGCTGGTTAGAGGTTCTTCGTGCAGGAGGGACAATGAAGCCTCTGGAGCTATTAAAACGTGCTGGCGTAGATATGTCCACACCTGACCCAGTACGCAAAGCAGTTGCTTATGTTGGTTCATTAATAGATGAATTAGAAAAATCATATTCGTAA